CTGGCGAGATCAAAAAAGGGCGGACGATTAAAACAACGACCGGTGATAATAACTTGGGTATCGCTGGGTTTCGCTGCTAAGGTTTTCACAATCGCTTCAGTAGGCAATAGTTCAAGATCAACAGTGGGGTTGAGTTCATCGAGAATAATGGTTTTGTAGGTTCCCGACTCGATCGCGCTTTGAGCGGTTTTCCAACCTCGTTCAGCCTCTTGATAGTCTTCAGGCTGTTGTTGACCGCGCCAAACAATTGCATCACGACCACAACGCACATGATCAATTAAGTTAGGATAACTTGCCTTCAGAGCAGCGATCGCGGCATCCTCAGTATAGCCTGTACCTCCTTTCAACCACTGCACTATTAAAACTCGTTGTGACTGGTCTTGATCAATCCCTCGTCCAATAGCAAGTAATGCTTTTCCTAAAGCACTAGTGGATTTTCCTTTACCATCCCCAGTATAGATTTCAATCCCTTCTAAGGCCTCATCAGTAGCCACATGAGGTTTCATTTCTGAATGAAGGTTTGCTAAATCTAATAGAGATTGTGGAGCAGCGCGACCGGTAATAATAATTTCTAAGGACTGTGGCTTATTTTGTAGGGTGTCAACAACTTCCTGTAAGGGGAGTAAGCCTAGTTCTAATATGGGGTTGAGTTCATCGAGAACGATAATTGAATACAGTCCTGACGCGATCGCGCCTTTGGCTACATTCCAACCTCTAAGGGCTTCTTCTTTATCAAAATCAGTAATATCTTCTTTTCCAAAATACTCAGCCCGTCCCGTGCGAACTTGATCAATGAGGTGAGGAAACCCTTGTTGCAAAGCAGCGATCGCAGCATCCTCATCGTAAATCCTCTCAGGTCCTTTTAAGAATCGCAATAATAATACCCGATTCATTACTTGTGAGTGAATCCCTAAACCAATGGAACGCAGAACGACACCTAACGCCGCTTGGGACTTTCCTTTTCCCTCTCCATCATAAACATGAATTTGTCCAACGTCACGCTCTGAGCGTTTTTGCGCTGTTCTAATCCCAATTCCAGTTCTAGTCATTTCCAGCAATTTTCAATTAACATCGGAAACTCTAGTTTAAAGGGAAATGGTTTCCCTTCCTAAAAGTAAAATCAGATTCTTATAATGGGAGAATGTTAATCTAGTAACA
This window of the Euhalothece natronophila Z-M001 genome carries:
- a CDS encoding cob(I)yrinic acid a,c-diamide adenosyltransferase, coding for MTRTGIGIRTAQKRSERDVGQIHVYDGEGKGKSQAALGVVLRSIGLGIHSQVMNRVLLLRFLKGPERIYDEDAAIAALQQGFPHLIDQVRTGRAEYFGKEDITDFDKEEALRGWNVAKGAIASGLYSIIVLDELNPILELGLLPLQEVVDTLQNKPQSLEIIITGRAAPQSLLDLANLHSEMKPHVATDEALEGIEIYTGDGKGKSTSALGKALLAIGRGIDQDQSQRVLIVQWLKGGTGYTEDAAIAALKASYPNLIDHVRCGRDAIVWRGQQQPEDYQEAERGWKTAQSAIESGTYKTIILDELNPTVDLELLPTEAIVKTLAAKPSDTQVIITGRCFNRPPFFDLASVYSEMVCHKHYAHHGVELRRGVDF